A stretch of Oncorhynchus mykiss isolate Arlee chromosome 12, USDA_OmykA_1.1, whole genome shotgun sequence DNA encodes these proteins:
- the LOC110538479 gene encoding transcription factor jun-B, producing the protein MSTKMEQPFYHDDSFISAYGHSDAALHDYKLLKQNMNLNMTEPYRNLKSDLYQAAHQDVGSLKLASPELERLIIQNSNGIITTPTPGQYFYNRSITDEQEGFAEGFVKALDELHKINHMPMAPPNVSIGAGGVTTCSAAASSVFGSSLQPEPPIYTTLNAYCPNTNLSSTSSYPSTTINYLPPHHQQSHHQQTSTHASHPFQYSLPGAGVHPQRLVAFKEEPQTVPDLHSSDGSPPMSPIDMENQEIIKAERKRLRNRLAATKCRRRKLERISRLEDKVKVLKSDNAGLSNTANVLREQVAQLKQKVLTHVSSGCQLMLTSKMEAF; encoded by the coding sequence ATGTCTACAAAAATGGAGCAGCCTTTTTATCATGACGACTCGTTTATCTCGGCTTATGGCCACTCTGATGCTGCATTGCACGACTACAAACTCCTAAAGCAGAATATGAATTTGAACATGACAGAGCCATATCGCAACCTCAAGTCTGACTTGTACCAAGCAGCGCACCAGGACGTCGGGTCACTGAAGCTTGCTTCCCCTGAACTCGAAAGGCTTATCATCCAAAACAGTAACGGTATAATTACTACTCCCACCCCAGGCCAGTACTTCTACAACCGGAGCATCACCGATGAGCAGGAGGGCTTTGCGGAGGGCTTCGTGAAAGCCCTGGACGAGCTCCACAAGATAAACCATATGCCCATGGCCCCGCCCAACGTGTCTATTGGAGCGGGTGGTGTGACGACCTGTTCGGCGGCGGCCTCTAGTGTCTTCGGCTCCTCCCTGCAGCCCGAGCCTCCAATCTACACAACACTGAACGCTTATTGCCCAAACACTAACCTCTCTTCTACATCCAGTTACCCCAGTACCACCATCAACTACTTACCGCCGCACCACCAGCAGAGCCATCACCAACAGACGTCGACGCACGCGTCACACCCCTTTCAGTACTCTCTACCTGGCGCTGGGGTCCATCCACAGCGCCTTGTGGCTTTCAAAGAAGAACCACAAACCGTCCCTGATCTACACAGCAGCGACGGTTCCCCGCCAATGTCCCCAATCGACATGGAAAACCAAGAGATAATCAAGGCCGAGCGGAAGAGGCTTAGAAACCGATTAGCAGCAACCAAATGCCGGCGCCGCAAACTGGAGCGCATCTCCCGGCTGGAGGACAAGGTGAAAGTTCTGAAGTCGGACAATGCTGGGCTCTCCAACACAGCGAATGTGCTTCGTGAACAAGTCGCCCAGCTCAAACAGAAAGTCCTGACACATGTTAGCAGCGGCTGTCAGCTGATGTTGACGAGCAAAATGGAAGCATTTTAA